From the genome of Pseudomonas sp. WJP1:
CGAACTGGGGCTCGACATGAATGAGGTTGTACGCAGCAAGCTGGCGGACAGCGAGCGGAGGTTCGGCTGATGAGCGACCGTCATTTCGATCAACTGGCGACGCGTTTCGCCGAAAAAATCTACGGCGGCGCCAAAGGTGCGATTCGCCTGGCGGTGCTCCAGGCCGATCTGGCCGAAGCCCTGCCGGACCGGCCGTTGCGAGTGCTGGATATCGGCGCCGGCCTTGGCCACATGTCGTTGTGGCTGGCCCAGCGTGGCCATCAGGTGACCCTGGCCGAGCCCGCCGAGCCCATGCTTGAAGGCGCCCGCCAGCGCTTTGCCGATGCGGGCCAGAGTGCGACCTTCATCCAGGCGCCCTGGCAGGAACTGCCCGGCCAGCTCACCGAACCCTACGACCTGGTGCTGTGTCATGCCGTGCTGGAGTGGCTGTCCGAACCGCACGCCATCCTGCCGGTGCTGCATCGGTTGACCAAGGCCGACGGCTTGCTATCCCTGGCCTTCTACAACCGCGATGCACTGATTTACCGCAACTTGCTCAAGGGCCATTTCCGCAAGATGCGCAAGAACGACATGGCCGGCGAGAAGCAGAGCCTGACCCCGCAACAGCCGCTGGATCCACGGGAGTTGGCCGCGCAACTTGAGGGGCTGTGGCAGGTCGAAAGTCAGAGTGGCGTGCGGGTTTTTCACGATTACATGCCGGTGGAGTTCCAGGCCCGCGCCGAGCTGTCGGACCTGCTCGAAATGGAGCTGGCCCATCGTCGCCATCCAGCCTTTGCCGGGCTTGGGCGTTATTTGCACTGGATCTGTCGGCCGGTCTGATCGGAGTCCGAAATGAAAAGTCGTTCAGGGTTGCTGTTGATCTGCCTGGGCCTGGCGGCCTGCCAGGGCAGCAATCCGTACGTGGCAAGTTCCAAGCCCTTGCCGCCTGCGCCGCCCCAGGCGGCCAGTACTTTTGATCGCAGTGCCTACCCAGCGCCACCGCGAGACTACGGGCGTTATCGCAGCTGGGCCTGGCTCAACGGGCAAATGCCGCCGGGCACCCCGTGGGCGGATTCGGAGCAGGTCGCCGAGGCCGTCAGCAGTGCGCTGGATCAACGCGGCCTGCGGCCTCTGCATGACAATCGGCCGGCGGACCTGTTCGTCAGCGCTGACCTGCGCCTGGAAACCCGCTTGCGTCAGGTCCAGGACGATTACGGCTACTACGGCGGTTATGGTGGCTACAACCGCTATGGTTATGGCCCGGGTTATGGCATGTACGGCAGCACGCCGATTGTGCGCACTTATGAGGAACAGGTCGTGGTGGTTCACGTCGACCTGTACGACGCGCAAAACGGTGAACCGGTCTGGAGTTCCAGCGCTGAAACCAGCAACCGCGGCAGCCAGGGTGAGCGAGTCGATGCCATTCGGGAGGCTGTGGAAAAGGCAATGTCGGCGTATCCTCCTAGTTAGCTTCCTGTGGTCAAGAAGCACTTCGCAGGTTCATGTCTTCTACCGGAGAATCATCATGTTCCGCCGTCTCGCTTTACTGGCAGTGGCCGTGCTGCTCAGTGCCTGCGCCGCCAACCAGGTCAATCATGACTTCGATGCCAGCCGCGATTTTGCCGCCTATCGCACCTGGAGCTGGAAAGAACCCGCGCTGCAATACCGTCCCGATGACCCCAGGATCAAGAGCGACCTGACCGAACAGCGCGTGCGTGAATCGGTGGGCGAACAGCTCGAACAGCGAGGCCTGCGCCAGGCCGGCGCCAAGGGAGACGTGAGTGTCCAGGCTTATCTGATTGTCGAGGATCGCCAGCAACAGGTGACGACCAACTACGGCGGCGGTTGGGGCTACCCTTGGTACGGCTACTATGGCGCGCCGATGTACAACGAAACCCGTCTGGTGTCCTACAAGGTCGCGACGATCCAGATCGACCTGCTCGACGGCAAGGACGGCAAGCTGGTGTGGCGCGGCAGTGACGAGCAGATGCTCAGCCGCACGCCGAACCCGACGGACCGCAGTAATGCGATCCACGAAACGGTGACGCGGATTTTGGCCAACTATCCACCCCATCGATAACAACGTGCCTGCACCCCCCACTGTAGGAGCCAGGCTTGCCGGCGAAGAACGATAACGCGGTACTACGGATAAACCGCGGTGCCTGGTTCGCCGGCAAGCCTGGCTCCTACGGACGAACCATACAACGTGGTGTGTCAGGCGCGACGCCTGCGATGGCGAGTTGCCAGCAGTCGTGCCATCCCTTGTCTACACTGCCTTACACCCACGGAGGTCACGTTCGGCCGTGCGCCGGCAAAGGAGTGCGCGATGTCGCCTCGCATGCAGTTTCGCGGCCCTGCCCGACAAAAAGGGGCCATTGGCCTGATGGCGGCGGTGACGTTGGCGCTGGCGCTGGCGTTCATGCTGCTGGTGATCGACAGCGGCCGGCTCTACCTGGAAAAACGCAACCTGCAGCGCATCGCCGACATGGCCGCGCTTGAAGCCGCCACACGGGGCGGTGATTGTTCCACGGGTGCCACCGCGACCAGCTATGCCACCGCCAGCGCCCAGCGCAATGGTTTCCCTCTGCCCAGCGACGGGCGCGC
Proteins encoded in this window:
- a CDS encoding methyltransferase domain-containing protein, which gives rise to MSDRHFDQLATRFAEKIYGGAKGAIRLAVLQADLAEALPDRPLRVLDIGAGLGHMSLWLAQRGHQVTLAEPAEPMLEGARQRFADAGQSATFIQAPWQELPGQLTEPYDLVLCHAVLEWLSEPHAILPVLHRLTKADGLLSLAFYNRDALIYRNLLKGHFRKMRKNDMAGEKQSLTPQQPLDPRELAAQLEGLWQVESQSGVRVFHDYMPVEFQARAELSDLLEMELAHRRHPAFAGLGRYLHWICRPV
- a CDS encoding DUF4136 domain-containing protein translates to MFRRLALLAVAVLLSACAANQVNHDFDASRDFAAYRTWSWKEPALQYRPDDPRIKSDLTEQRVRESVGEQLEQRGLRQAGAKGDVSVQAYLIVEDRQQQVTTNYGGGWGYPWYGYYGAPMYNETRLVSYKVATIQIDLLDGKDGKLVWRGSDEQMLSRTPNPTDRSNAIHETVTRILANYPPHR
- a CDS encoding DUF4136 domain-containing protein; protein product: MKSRSGLLLICLGLAACQGSNPYVASSKPLPPAPPQAASTFDRSAYPAPPRDYGRYRSWAWLNGQMPPGTPWADSEQVAEAVSSALDQRGLRPLHDNRPADLFVSADLRLETRLRQVQDDYGYYGGYGGYNRYGYGPGYGMYGSTPIVRTYEEQVVVVHVDLYDAQNGEPVWSSSAETSNRGSQGERVDAIREAVEKAMSAYPPS